The following DNA comes from Camelus dromedarius isolate mCamDro1 chromosome 29, mCamDro1.pat, whole genome shotgun sequence.
taaactttctgcaatgtgtttatttgtatggagcctttaaggaaaaaaaaaatctttcaacatATCCCAAATAATTACGTGACCTCCAAACACCCTCCTCTTTCACTAGTTCTTTATTCTTGATCATGAATGCATCAGCTCTAACCTGTTATTTCTTTCTGCTTGCAATCAGCTACCTGGCTGCTCCAACACTGGCTTTAACCACCTCTTGGCGTCTCAGCTAAGAATGCCTGTCTCAGCTCCGCCTGGAAGTCCACCACAGGCACttgctggggctgctgctgctgtgacCGCCTCGGGTACAGGTGACACCTACGACAAGAGCATGGTACGTAAAACGGAAAGACATTTTGCCCATATAGACAATAATTTATGGAATAAAATGTACAGACTCTTTTGCTTAAGATCGTCATTGAGGGTCAGAGTACACCACTGCCTCATGAAGAAACTACAAAACAAGGAGCCTCTCTGCACACAGGGATGTGCAAGGAACTGGGCCATACTTACCCAAGCTGGGGATACTACCaaggaatcatttaaaaaaaaaaaaaaaaaaaaaaaaaaaaaaaaaaaaagctcttttggCTTAAAATGTCCTGCGAAAGTACCATCAGTACAATATCCATTACTTACTTTCCAATCTGGAAACAATTCTTTAACCCctagggagggaggtgggcattTTTAAGGCATTTCCAGTGAGATACTAAGGCTGTGAACCATGCTGTCCTCCCAAGAAATCACTACCTAAAACAAACAACTTCCAGCATACATACACTCAACACTATGTAACTCGACCATCTTTCAGTTAGAAGGGAATTCTGGAGAAAAGCATTCAACACGTCCCTACATGTCAGTCACCTGGCTCTGAATCTGATCCTGAGGATAAGGAAGAGATACAGCAAGTTACACAGGTTACTGGCTAACAAGATAAGTGTGAAAATTCTGCCCTGTATACATACATAAGAATATTCAACAGCAGTTGGATTTTAAAATGGGTCTTTGTTAAGAGGTTTTTCCAGTATTTTCTGTAGTTCCTAAGTAACATTTTTCAACATTCTGTTATATAATAATGAATTATGCTGGACTTTGTCCATGGTTCCTAGGAGGTAACCTCTAGTCCTTTGCATTTAATAAGTGGCAGAAGTGTCTCTGTTTTTCATGGTGGGCCCCCTGGATCACACCAGAGTTAACTCTAACAGGATGTCTCAGGACAGGGGCTGGGCAGGCCTCATGTAGACCAATCACGTGATTAGAGGGGTGGGGCTTTGAGCCTGACCTCCTGGGAAGGATGGGAACTGGAAACTGAAACTGAGGTCAATTACATGGCATTGATTCATCAACCATGCCTATTTAATGAAATCCTAATCATTAAAATCTAGACACCTAAAGCTGTGGTGTGCTTCCTGGCTGGTGATATACACTGATGTACTGAGACTAAAATATCCTGAGGACATAGAAGCTTCAGGTCTTGTCCTATCGAGTCCCTCCATGTGGCTTAAAGTATAGTGTTTTTGAGTTCAGAGTCATTCTAACAAATTATGGAACTCGAGGGAGTAGTGGAAACCCTCAATCTGTATCCAGCTATTAAGAAACTACAGGTGGCCCACAAATTCTAGAGCGTGCAGCTGGTATCTCGGTAGAGGGTCATCTTATGGAGGGCCTGTGCCCTTACCCTGTCAGAATCTGCACTAATCCAAGGAGTAAGGATCAGAACTACACTGCTCACACCTCTAAGTTTCCCCATTTCAATCACAGAATAATTAAACCTTTATTTGGGCATTCTCAGTTTCAATCCTTTCATTACCAAACAGCAACTAAGTCTTGACCTAACAAGATTCTAACTCATTtttaagccaaaaagaaaaaaaaaaaaaacctttttgttttttgcttcttgCAACTCCTACTGTAGTGTTCCTCCTGGGTTTAATGTAAGActaaggtaagaaaaagaaaataagatgcaGTACATACAATATGTGCTtcataaatgcaaaatataaattcagGAATAATGAATTCAGAAGACTCTCTAGCCCCAATCTCTAATTTCTCTCAAACTCACAATACATCAAGAAATAGGGAAGACATGTACCAGCCCCAAAGAACTAGTTGATTTGGTGACGTATCTATTAGAAGACAGAACAACCATCAATTCTAGGAGTGTAAATCAGTGACATTCTATTAATACTTACTGTTGGTTAGTGGGACGGTGTGTGCATcgtgttttggtttttattcaattttgttTTGTATCTGTTGGATGGAATACTAACAATAATCCTTTACTGATCTTTACAATTGGTATCCACACAATTCCTCAGGAATACTGACTCTCAGTACTTGTGGTTTGGGAAAAGGTGGAAGAGATTGATAGattgtaattaaaatgaacaCTCAGACTACATCAAGTGTCCCAATCTTGAGAGAATCTTGAGTATATGTATCATTAAGCAGAGGTTAGAGTATCAATACTGCTTACCCATTCCTATAATCTACCTACTCTCAAAGAGGAAAAAGGTGGCTGGCGAAATTACACTGTTCCCCTAACTCAAAACTCCCCTCAGATTCTTCCCTTATTGCTGCACCCtataatatttatacataatatataaaacagaggtccggaaaatagttatttcttctttgaaagcTACGAAATGTTTCTATTGATATGGACAAATTAATGACACCTAAAGCAGGTTTTTACAAGATTAGGATATGATCACCTGTTAAACTGGTCCACAATGATGCTGCATAAGATAAACACTCTAATAAAATATAGCAAATATGATAGAACCTTTACCCACTAATAAAGATCCTCCCCTAAAATATGCCCCCCCACCCATACTTCTACCACGTAGATGAAAAATGTTAACAAGTAATGTTTCGAGCCTatagccactgcagctgccccaaACTGTGCACCCTGTGGGGatcaggatggagaaaagcaggatactggccctagatagatAAGGTGCAGATCAAAGAAACGGTTTCACAGTAATGAGTTCAGTGAGCTCAGAcacttgcatcttcccatacatagaaaagcactaaattcattaacttgagatgtctggctttctttaattaacagtaatcttttgacaTTTTGACTAACTGGTTTTTGTTACAAAACTTctatgtatcctggctccttccctacTTCTTTTGAGTAGTCCCTCAAGAGCTACCCGAGAGGCTGTCTTCCCAGCTTAAGTCCTCAGTTTTGTctactaaataaaacataattctcaacctTTAGGTGGTacgtatttttttcagttgacaatcACAATCTGTATACTATCTCAAGATATTTCTAgagattctgggggaaaaaatggcaattttgaaaattctcaagTTACAAAAGActaaaaggggaaaaattatcatataaaagaaattaataggCAAATACTTATTataacaaattatataaaatattcactcATAAAATTATCCCTTTCAAAGTaatctccaaaataaaaatgtaataaagaaTAATGAACTCTGAATAAATAGTCTCACTAGTAATTAAAATGTGCAACTACATGGAAATTTTTCCACATATAAAATGagcaaataacaaaaataagacCCAAAATGCTACCTACTCCTTACAactttttaaagcagctttagatgtgaaaaagtgaaataaaatgcaaataaacattaataactacatttgacccttgaacaacatgagtttgaattGTATGGGTCTATTTATATATGGA
Coding sequences within:
- the SNURF gene encoding SNRPN upstream reading frame protein codes for the protein MERARDRLHLRRTTEQHVPEVEVQVKRRRTASLSNQECHLYPRRSQQQQPQQVPVVDFQAELRQAFLAETPRGG